In the Thauera sedimentorum genome, one interval contains:
- the pqqE gene encoding pyrroloquinoline quinone biosynthesis protein PqqE, which yields MNPLSSSVAQPGPPLWLLAELTYRCPLHCAFCYNPVDFARDDTELSTDDWLRVLREARAAGSVQCGFSGGEPMMREDLEVLVAEAHRLGYYTNLLTSGVGLSAERAAALKAAGLDHIQLSFQDSTRELNDFLSHTRTFELKQQVAARIKEQGWPMVMNVVVHRLNIDYIGQIIDMAVALGAEYLELANSQYYSWALLNRDQLLPSREQLQRAERITNEYRERLGDRIKIFFVVPDYYETRPKKCMNGWGNVFLTVTPDGTALPCHTAKMLPGLAFPNVREMGLREIWYESEGFSRYRGDAWMKDPCRSCPDKEKDLGGCRCQAYMLAGDPAAADPVCDKSPAHDKVSAAVARAQQPGTPGAPLIFRDPRESRRQAGCAD from the coding sequence ATGAACCCGCTTTCCTCCTCCGTAGCGCAACCCGGCCCGCCGCTGTGGCTGCTGGCCGAGCTCACCTACCGCTGCCCGCTGCACTGCGCGTTCTGCTACAACCCGGTGGATTTCGCCCGTGACGACACCGAACTGTCCACCGACGACTGGCTGCGCGTGCTGCGCGAGGCACGCGCCGCGGGCAGCGTGCAGTGCGGCTTCTCCGGTGGCGAGCCGATGATGCGCGAGGACCTCGAAGTGCTGGTCGCCGAAGCGCACCGCCTGGGCTACTACACCAACCTGCTGACCTCTGGCGTGGGCCTCAGCGCGGAGCGTGCCGCAGCGCTCAAGGCCGCCGGGCTGGACCACATCCAGCTGTCCTTCCAGGACTCGACCAGGGAGCTCAACGACTTCCTCTCCCACACCCGCACCTTCGAGCTCAAGCAGCAGGTCGCGGCGCGCATCAAGGAGCAGGGCTGGCCGATGGTGATGAACGTGGTCGTGCACCGGCTCAACATCGACTACATCGGCCAGATCATCGACATGGCGGTGGCGCTGGGCGCCGAATACCTGGAACTGGCCAACAGCCAGTACTACTCCTGGGCGCTCTTGAACCGCGACCAGCTGCTGCCCTCGCGCGAACAACTGCAGCGCGCCGAGCGCATCACCAACGAATACCGTGAGCGCCTCGGCGACAGGATCAAGATCTTCTTCGTGGTGCCGGACTACTACGAGACGCGGCCGAAGAAGTGCATGAACGGCTGGGGCAACGTCTTCCTCACCGTCACCCCGGACGGCACCGCGCTGCCCTGCCATACCGCGAAGATGCTGCCCGGGCTGGCATTCCCGAACGTGCGCGAGATGGGCTTGCGCGAGATCTGGTACGAATCCGAAGGCTTCAGCCGCTACCGCGGCGACGCCTGGATGAAGGACCCTTGCCGGAGCTGCCCAGACAAGGAAAAGGACCTCGGCGGCTGCCGCTGCCAGGCCTACATGCTGGCCGGCGACCCGGCCGCGGCCGATCCGGTGTGCGACAAGTCGCCCGCCCATGACAAGGTGAGCGCGGCGGTCGCGCGCGCACAGCAGCCCGGCACGCCGGGCGCGCCGCTGATCTTCCGCGACCCGCGCGAATCGCGCCGCCAGGCCGGCTGCGCGGACTGA